A genomic stretch from Bordetella sp. N includes:
- a CDS encoding CaiB/BaiF CoA-transferase family protein, translated as MTPVSPAARDTAAPASSPDATNGNGPVTGPLHGVRILDLSAVVMGPYATQILADLGADVIKVEPPAGDNMRAVGPMRNPGMGHLYLHLNRNKRSVVLDLKQAAAREACLKLAESCDAVLYNIRPQAMQRLGLDYAAFAARNPRIVYAGAYGFGETGPYAGRPAYDDLIQGQAGIADLNRRQSGGDPRYAPITLADRAVGLQMAIALLAGVLHARSHGHGQSLEIPMFEGMAHMTLGDHLGGWTFDPPMGETGYARLLAPHRKPYATKDGHICLLVYNDKHWRNFFEVVNRPEMKDDPRFATHGARAAHISEVYAWLAGVIEQRDTEEWLRLFAEADIPASKLYTIEDMIDDPHLKAVDFVRHVDHPTEGRLRTTAPLGRYAGTPTSLRRHAPRLGEQSLEILREAGYSDAAIQAMLDTQATLDGLPG; from the coding sequence ATGACCCCCGTATCACCCGCCGCGCGGGACACCGCCGCGCCAGCTTCATCCCCTGACGCCACGAACGGCAACGGACCGGTCACCGGCCCGCTGCATGGCGTGCGCATCCTGGACCTGAGCGCCGTCGTCATGGGCCCCTACGCCACGCAGATCCTGGCGGACCTGGGCGCGGACGTCATCAAGGTGGAACCGCCGGCGGGCGATAACATGCGGGCCGTGGGGCCCATGCGCAATCCCGGCATGGGCCATCTGTACCTGCACTTGAACCGCAATAAAAGGTCGGTCGTACTGGACCTGAAACAAGCGGCCGCGCGCGAAGCCTGCCTGAAACTGGCGGAAAGCTGCGACGCGGTGCTGTACAACATCCGGCCGCAGGCCATGCAGCGCCTGGGACTGGATTACGCCGCCTTCGCCGCGCGCAATCCGCGCATCGTGTACGCCGGCGCTTATGGCTTCGGCGAAACCGGCCCCTATGCCGGCCGCCCGGCTTATGACGACCTGATCCAGGGCCAGGCCGGCATCGCCGACCTGAACCGCCGCCAAAGCGGCGGCGACCCCCGCTATGCGCCCATCACCCTGGCGGACCGCGCCGTCGGCCTGCAAATGGCCATCGCGCTGTTGGCCGGCGTGCTGCACGCACGCAGCCACGGCCATGGCCAGAGCCTGGAAATCCCCATGTTCGAGGGCATGGCCCACATGACCCTGGGCGATCACCTGGGCGGCTGGACCTTCGACCCACCCATGGGCGAAACCGGCTACGCGCGCCTGCTGGCGCCGCATCGCAAGCCCTACGCGACCAAGGATGGCCATATCTGCCTGCTGGTCTACAACGACAAGCACTGGCGCAACTTCTTCGAAGTCGTCAACCGGCCGGAGATGAAGGACGACCCGCGTTTCGCCACGCACGGCGCACGCGCCGCGCACATCAGTGAAGTCTATGCGTGGCTGGCCGGCGTCATCGAACAACGCGATACCGAGGAGTGGCTGCGCCTGTTCGCCGAGGCCGACATCCCAGCCTCCAAGCTGTACACCATCGAAGACATGATCGACGATCCACACCTGAAAGCGGTGGACTTCGTGCGCCATGTCGACCATCCGACCGAAGGCCGCCTGCGCACCACCGCGCCGCTGGGGCGCTATGCGGGCACGCCGACGTCCTTGCGCCGCCACGCGCCGCGGCTGGGTGAGCAAAGTCTGGAGATCCTGCGCGAAGCCGGCTATTCCGACGCGGCCATCCAGGCCATGCTGGATACCCAGGCGACCCTGGACGGCCTGCCTGGCTGA
- a CDS encoding IclR family transcriptional regulator translates to MSVKTALRVIEIIEVFAREKRPLSLSELARLLAVPVSSCLALIRTLNELGYLYEVGRRNGYYPTSRLLAKAQQISKADPVLERVYPSLAELRDATQETVVFAKLSTDRRVVYLEVLDSPHTIRYVAAAGEFRPAHANSLGKALLSLMPADERREMLTHAPLERFNERTLVDIDAIEAELVLSRERGWFRNLSESIDEVGAVAWPLTLAGERYAISVGAPVYRIEPNQAAYASIIRAACAALERHG, encoded by the coding sequence ATGAGCGTAAAGACCGCATTACGAGTCATAGAAATCATCGAGGTCTTCGCCCGCGAGAAGCGGCCTTTGTCCTTGTCCGAGCTGGCGCGTCTGCTGGCGGTGCCGGTCTCCAGCTGCCTGGCGCTGATCCGTACTTTGAATGAACTGGGCTATCTCTATGAAGTAGGGCGGCGCAACGGCTATTACCCGACCAGCCGTCTGCTGGCCAAGGCGCAGCAGATATCCAAGGCCGATCCGGTGCTGGAGCGGGTTTACCCCAGCCTCGCTGAATTGCGCGACGCCACCCAGGAAACCGTCGTCTTCGCCAAGTTGTCGACGGATCGCCGGGTGGTCTACCTGGAAGTGCTGGACTCGCCGCACACCATCCGCTACGTCGCGGCGGCGGGCGAGTTCCGGCCGGCGCATGCCAATTCACTGGGCAAGGCCTTGTTGTCGCTGATGCCGGCGGACGAGCGGCGGGAGATGCTGACGCACGCGCCCCTGGAGCGCTTCAACGAACGTACTTTGGTGGATATCGATGCCATCGAGGCCGAACTGGTGTTGTCGCGCGAACGCGGCTGGTTCCGCAATCTGAGTGAATCGATAGACGAGGTGGGCGCGGTGGCGTGGCCGTTGACCCTGGCGGGTGAACGCTACGCGATTTCAGTGGGTGCGCCGGTCTATCGCATCGAGCCCAATCAGGCTGCCTACGCCAGCATCATCCGCGCCGCTTGCGCGGCGCTGGAGCGGCACGGGTAA